In the genome of Aphidius gifuensis isolate YNYX2018 linkage group LG6, ASM1490517v1, whole genome shotgun sequence, the window GGATTATCATGATTATCAACAACCCAATTTGAAACAAAATTACCCTTGGGAATATTGCTTGTCCATTGGTCAATTGAACGTTTAAAATCAAGAGCActtgaatgattatttaatccagttacaaacataaaattaaatggtaTATTTGCtccataattaaaatatttaacagtcAATGGTAGTGTTGCATATGCTTcaactaatattatttttttttctccaccaCGAGAATCAAGAACATTTCTCCATGTTTTAAGTAAATCATACGTTGCCTGTTGATCTTTTGTATAGATATGATCAAGTGTTGCAGGATCATCTGGCTGCAATCCATTATTAGGAATAACTGGTTCATCACGAAATTCAGAATCTTCATACATGTATGGCATTGAATCAATACGAAAACCATCAACACCTCTGTCAGCccaaaataatattgcatTTTCCATTTCCTTACGTAATTCtggtgaattaaaatttaaatctggTTGTTTAATTGCAAATTGATGAAGATAATATTGTTGACGCTCTTCATTCCATTCCCATGCTGATCCAAAAAATATACTGAGCCAATTATTTGGTGGTTGTCTTGttccattaataattttagcatCTTTCCATacgtaataattatcatatggtttaatttttttaatacttttggCAAACCATGGATGTTCATTTGAGCTATGATTTGGCACAAaatcaagtattatttttaaaccacGTGAATGTGCTGCTGatgttaattttgtaaaatcttCAATAGTGCCAAatgttttatcaatatcagTAAAATTTGATATGTCATAGCCAAAATCAACCATTGGACTTGTGAATATTGGTGAAAGCCATAAGCCACTAATATTCATATCAACAAGATGATCAAGTTTTTCAGTAACACCATTTAAATCACCTACCCCATCACCATCACTGTCTTTAAAACTTCTTGGATAAAcctgataaataaatgtatccCTCCACCATTCATCATTGGACAATGAATGTGGCGaaggaggaggaggaggaggaaTTGTCAATACTCCACcaagataaaatataacaagtaACTCTCGTAACATTTCGTAAATATTCTAAAGTTTAATACTCAACTGCAACATTTATATACTAGTCTCATGTAATTATTTGAACAATAATCTTTTGTCAATTGCATCTTTTGTCAATACATCTATTTTCCAGAAGTTGGCattcataataaaacatttgcAATTATaactcattaaaaaatatgcttttattcataacaaaaataaggaaaatttaaaaatacatttaatttttattttcacaggaaatgaaatgtataaataaaagaaaaaaaaattattaagttatcataaaaataagatgacaaaaagagaaaaataaagtcaatatttattgaatattttttcagatAATTTTTAACGTAAACAAATATgcaaatatatacaacaatacTATGTTTAATGATGCATATGAATGAATTATGCCAAGTGAttctaagaaattaataaaaagtacagctgttgatgatgattatacTTTTGTATAACCCAACAATAGCTCAAATTTTATTCTGTGTATTCTTAAGAGTAATTAAATTGTTCTTAAACTAAGAAAAAATTCCTaagaaaaaacttgaaatgacagttttttttttcaactttttgatCAGTTAAAATACGAGTTAACtcgtaaaattttatagtttaaattGACTTTTAACTAAGTTAAAttacttgttgaaaattttaaggTTGTTGAAATTGTCCCATTGGTATATAATGTTCTTGTTGGATCACTTGAAGTTTGTTTGAAAACCGTCAAGACCAGTTCGATATCAAACTGATTCAATTGTTTAATTCTACTGCATTTATGTCAACCTCATCTCTTTGCTATTTGTCTAACacatttaatatcaaatatcaaTACAATTGAATGATTATTACACAACTGTTGTGTAATCTTCTTTTGGAATTGagacattattttataatgttctTAAAATCTTTGATAATCAATAAGACATTGAGTccagttataaaaataaacttaaagaaaatattcaatatcaaacttataatatttcaaaactaATAGTACGACCTCAAAGCTCGTATAAATTTCAGTAagtatataaaactttttttttttttgctttcttttatttattttactcaaacaaaaatcaaaaagtcTTCACTAACTTTTTTGAAATTCataagttttattttgatttattaaatatacatttcaaGTTAAGGTTGATTCTGGAAATCTGAAATcgcaacagattttttttttttttatcttatgtttaaatgaaataattatctacattgtcaatttttttcaatttttttttgtgtggtttttttgagatatttactgtcaaagttcacaactttaacacgcaagGTATAGGCGgtacatcatatttttattaataactttttcaaaacgcaacagaaaacgttaaatttctatcagtttgtagtgctagaaaagacaaatttttgatataaatttttagtatttcgtctgttgcgttttaaaaataaataactttaaaattcaaaaatttcgcGAGAAGCGCAGCACACagacatgaacacaagcatggtttCAGTGTACGATGTAATCTTCGCTTGCTAGTGTGTAGCCacgcacacacatactactaaagaacttagttttttcatcagtggcgccacaaaaaattttaggacacgggaataaaaaatagcgttattgatatacgggcccttcgtggcataaatattggttcggTGATGCGActgggaatcaaccttaagtaatttactatttaaataatttttaaaaaatcttaattcatttattatgtagtacagtattaattttaaaaccatCAAAATTGGATCTATCAAAAATGTCAAGATGTCTTTCATCTGTTGATTAAACTCTtgacaatgataattaaaatatgggCAGTTGTAAATTTCTACATGTCCATGTGGAACCCTACATGACAGTTAACCAATCGTTTGATAGTTGTCATGTATCATTTACCATGAATTCATCTCTTCATACGTGACAATCATCAAAacgtttaattgttttttaaatactacaTTTAATATCACCAAGTGTTCTACAATCTGGATGATCAAATTCACTTGTAATAGTTGTTATGTCACTATCACTATCTTTAAATCCACTTAGATAAGGCTGAtgagttaataaaatttctcagtattattgttatgaaaaatcctatgaaaaaaatatatataaaagaacaaATAAACACTTTATTGAGCTCtaatgtttgataaattttttatattatcaaataactcaagtgtttttataaaatataattatgaagaaaaaaaatttatatttattttaaaaatacttgataagaCAAAGTTATCTTGACATCcaagattattataaaaagacaaatacaaaataattcaagtagcAAAAATCTCATCAAAGCATAATTCAATAGAATTAAGTTTACTATTGAATTACTATCACTGGAAAATACCAACagaacaatattaaattatacttCTTAATGAGAAATTCAAATTGCGTTGAAACTTTTAGTCCAATTAATGGATACATCAATTTATatgacataattttatttcacgtatatcatcaaatttaaatgtaattaaatgtaaaatttacaacaaacaTTTTCAAATGTAAATGATGTAAGTATATATGAtgtttaaaaactttttaggtattcaataatattgattttaattattttagtttaaatttcaAGTCAATGTTCTTAAATaagattgaaattaaataaatttaatttgtttaaaaatattttattgaatatctttcaatttttaattaataataaaaatcaaaaaattaataaattctatttaaatattgtatttaatagaatcaatataaaatttaatttatattttattaaatgttttttgacctatatattatcattaatattcaatttttaattaaaaatagtaatattatatttattaatttttttaattgataaaaaaattatttatttaatcatgataaaaaaactgcAGCAGCACCAGGTAACTTTACAAAAGTTAAACTTTTACTGAAAGGCATCACAGAGTAAATGCTGTATACAGTTGCCAGTAATGTttaaagagtttttttttttttttattaatttattataaccgACAAACTGCtgcttaaattaattaatgatattacacataatatttttatcaacttttttaacaacaacaacaactgctattattttgtataaaaaataacttttgttgatcaataattaataatttcatgatattttaattataaaaattttataatatatttttttatttttatattcagtaaaattgcaagttttataatttgaatgaaacaaataatctattgaaaaattatttattgaaaaaaagcaTTTGTTCTCACAGGATCACATGAGTTTTATAATGATAACGATCAAATCCAGTATTGAAACCAGCTGGATCAACAGTTTAactgaatgataaaaaatggaaaaagaaaaaaaaaaaaaaatttcattccaATTTCATCACTATTGTAAACAATGACAATACCGAGTAAAATTGTTGCAGGCATTGTTAACTGATCGCCTCTTGTTGAACCAAATTTTATTCCAGCACAGTGATTATCATGATTTAGTTGATAACGTTTTATTGTAGCTTTAAACCAGTGGTTGATACTTTGTTTAAAATCAATCAGACgtgattgattatttaaattacctgtaaaaataaaatgataaatttttaaacagcatcgtaattttttattagtatatgctttcaaaatatatattagtaaAATCAGTATAGTATCATATTCAAAGTCAATTATTAAACcaacataaatttttgatatacaaAATGAGCTTATATTTAAAGTTCAGTTAAGTATTCAAGTTGTAATACCATTCTCCagtatcatcaccatcatcatctttaAAACTTTAGAGATAAATATATCTATCagttatattatcatcaacaactaGAGTAATCACGTTTATTTCTATACTTACATatccattattttaaattaattattaagcaGACAAGAATTCTTttcacaaattaaatatttttagaataattatttgaatttttcatgtgAAATTATTCATATGAAAATAGATTGATAATTAATGTCTGCAAATACCAAaaagcattaaaaataattttgattttatagatataaaaataataataataatttattatttttagaaaaaattaaataatcatatatttattttagttgtttaaaaattaagcaTTTTAGATGAACTTTTGTCTGGATGATGTTGAGTATATTTAATCCAACAGTATAAAGTTGGTAAAAGTGATATTGAGAAATCACTATTGTAACTTTTAtcgttataataaataattcaattggttGAGAGGCAGAGAACATAGTGAACTCATCGGTTCGACGCCTGCCATATCCAGTAGCaactttatatatgtatattcatCACAATTACCAACTATACTCAGTTTGGCAAATCGCCTTTGGCTACGTTATTCATTCAAGCATCGATATTACGTTTGGTATTCATTGTTTGTTGATTGATTGCTAAGCGATGTCATGAAcgttaaattcatttatatatatttgtatcatAAGCATCAAAGTATCATCATTGTTTGTATTTgccatatttatttatgcctCAGTTAccaaaattgaattataaaatgtttatttttgttcaaatttcaattaaaaattatttttttttaaaatataaaattattgattatataaatgtcattttttcaacttcataattcatataaattcactaaaaaaaaattatgtctatcaatctatttaaattaatttaaaacatttgacCTCGTTATTACatgcaaatataatttttttcacgtaataatgtattgaatttaataaatcaatttttatatttgaattttttttaagtcttcataaaaaaaattattaaaatattgtctttaattttgaaagacaattttattattttaaatattaatagtaattttaatttataaaatttatatatagctattatattttattatgaaaattataataatgtcagtgaactttaaaatttcatagcCAAAGTCAGACATTGGACTTACGTAAAATACAGAAATCCATATTGCACTCACGTAGGGATCGACTAAGTGTGAGAGCTAACTGGCAATGTTATTTAAGTCACTCACACCATCATCTTTTATAAAACTACCTTGATACATTTTGTGTTATTCttgttttgatttatttatttattttgtacatTTGCTGACAACAGCAATACAACTTacataaaagtaaatttaaaaataaaaataaccaacaataatgacaattgactttactcaattttattatttcgatttttaaaataaacttgcaAAAATttagttagaaaaaaaataataataatcttgttatctataaatattatacaaaaatattttgtacatgcgaaaaaaatttttttttttgtttttcatcaaaattatttatgaaaaatatattttatcgtttgaaatagaaaaaaaaaatttctttatattaAGTATACACATAAAAACTCAATTCAAGATATTGGATTTTACTTTtatacttgtatatttatatcttttcttttatcttaTGTCACACGCTCAACAAAACAAACATTGCTTCGATTTCCGATTTGAAAATGTCTGCTTCTTGAAGAATAACGCATTTCATTGGATATTGAAAACTGTAAAATCCTTtgaattcatgttttttttttttttgctaaccCTCGgttcaaatcattttttttttttttctccttctctatttttttttactttacgatttttgttttttatcacttgttttttattttttttctcactttaaACTCTCAGACCtttgtcaaagaaaaaatgaaatttaaaaggaATAAAATCACagttacaaatatattttttagttgatgGTGTTGCTGAATAGTCGAACTGTACATGTAAGCTGACATATGATTTTTGTTATGTCCCTGACAGAAGCTGATGGCAAGCCGGTGTGTAtcagtttttatttcaaggataaattattttaaaaggcAATTCTTACTCATGATGttgaaattgattattaattttatattattatcattatgtcTGTCtttatgtttgtttataaattttaaaataaaaacataaataatgaATCGCGTGTTGAGAAAAGTAATGCGTGCCAGTTTAGTGATATCGTATTTTGTCTAATTATGGATCACAGCTATAggtcacattttttttcaccacttaTATTAAGTAATTTCTTACATGGAATTTTTTACGCTCAACAGAGTTAAAGAGAAaagaatgaattttaaaaaataacaaactaaaaggcaacgaaaaaaaatatataaagattttttaaaaaagttttaagaAAGATTGAAATTACGAAACCTTGCAAGTCAATAAAGTTGGCaggagtgttttttttttttttttgtttagccTATAGAAACGAcctaattatttttcaaaagataaacaatttttttattttaattaataaacgaGATTGATACTAATGAGAAGATTATAGACTTAAAACATCAAaacttttttgaattaaaaaaagtataatggTTACCAATATTAATCAAGTTGTAAATGTACTTTGGAGTTTAAGGTCAaactaatataattttctaaaattattaaagattgATGAAAGTTTTGGGGGATATGCTTGTGAATCTTTACAAGTCCAATTCATATTATCTTGAGTCTTTAAGCCTTCTCATAAGAATGAAGGCAGTTAAAACTATATACCTCTCTACAATTTACGAGTGTAATTAACTTTTCCTTGTTATTAAACCTGGTTACTGTTTGAAATCGCCTGTTTCCTCTCTCATATCTCGGtatatgttttttcatttaacatttcatttgttcatttatattttttaactaccTCATTttagtaacttttttttttttctttattttatgtcAAAACTTGTACAACACAAAAATCACAACTAAGAATAATTCattatctttttataatatttataagagctatgaaaaatatataaatatataatttaaaatataatttataaaaaaaacttgaaataactttttaatcaatttttttttttatttttttatattaattaaatagcaAGTATGacattttaatagaaaaaaaaatgcccaTTGAAAGTTGTGTTTGAAGTAAATctaatgaagataaaaaataaaaataaagactaTTTTTTATGAACGATTTTGTGGCGATGATGAAACTCATTAAAAGTACGTGTTTAGTAGTGGCATTTGCTTTTTTGCCAAAAGGATCCTTAACTATATTTACAAGGAAACGTTGAAAAGACGGATATTACACCAGATACTTGTCGACGTTGAAAGTCATCAAGATGATACATTGaaattatacatgtattttatcagTCAGGAACctgatattttcttttgataaaattaataagcaccttacacataaaaaaaaaaacaaaaaataactcTAAacaatgttatatattttaataaaaaagaaaaaaaaataaataaagaagatTTCCATTTGGTAGAGTTGCTCGTTATAATTCACTTTGTTGATAAAACTTGGCTGCAATTTAAATCCTAAAGctgtaaaacaaaaataaatatatattaattgaaaaaaaaaataataaaaatataaaggtatgaaaataaaaaaaataaacagcctCGTTGAGTGgccaaaatattaatttctttgatgaatatataaaatatatatacattatgtttaaaaaaaaataaaaagtataataaatagtaCTGGCTCGCCCTTAATATcg includes:
- the LOC122859690 gene encoding alpha-glucosidase-like — encoded protein: MLRELLVIFYLGGVLTIPPPPPPSPHSLSNDEWWRDTFIYQVYPRSFKDSDGDGVGDLNGVTEKLDHLVDMNISGLWLSPIFTSPMVDFGYDISNFTDIDKTFGTIEDFTKLTSAAHSRGLKIILDFVPNHSSNEHPWFAKSIKKIKPYDNYYVWKDAKIINGTRQPPNNWLSIFFGSAWEWNEERQQYYLHQFAIKQPDLNFNSPELRKEMENAILFWADRGVDGFRIDSMPYMYEDSEFRDEPVIPNNGLQPDDPATLDHIYTKDQQATYDLLKTWRNVLDSRGGEKKIILVEAYATLPLTVKYFNYGANIPFNFMFVTGLNNHSSALDFKRSIDQWTSNIPKGNFVSNWVVDNHDNPRTSARFGVQRSDQISMLCAILPGVGIIYNGDEIGMENGPVSWNQTVDTQGLSAGPDRYMQFSRDPERTPFQWDNTTSAGFSSNIKTWLPVNPNYKNDNLAEQKKSLTSHYSIFKKLVLLKSLPIIKTGTSEVILAGKDILSVVRRQPNKTPVVLLINFSDKSITVDASAWLNIPDSMNVYVASVGSNITFGSRLDTTALQLPGAASLILN